The Streptomyces seoulensis genome contains a region encoding:
- a CDS encoding MGMT family protein, translated as MSEQSPAEEGRADALPEYAERVLDVAERIPPGRVMTYGDVAEWLDEGGPRQVGRVMSLYGGAVPWWRVVRADGALLPGHELRALDRYRAEGTPLKEASRSAGGHLPRLDMRRARWDGGSADHA; from the coding sequence ATGAGCGAGCAGAGCCCTGCCGAGGAGGGGCGCGCGGACGCGCTTCCGGAGTACGCCGAGCGTGTGCTCGACGTGGCCGAGCGCATTCCCCCCGGCCGGGTCATGACCTACGGGGACGTCGCCGAGTGGCTCGACGAGGGCGGGCCGCGCCAGGTGGGCCGGGTGATGTCCCTGTACGGGGGCGCGGTGCCGTGGTGGCGCGTGGTGCGGGCCGACGGGGCGCTGCTGCCGGGGCACGAGCTGCGTGCCCTCGACCGGTACCGCGCCGAGGGCACCCCGCTGAAGGAGGCTTCCCGCAGCGCCGGGGGCCATCTGCCGAGACTCGACATGAGACGGGCCCGCTGGGACGGGGGCTCGGCGGACCACGCCTGA
- a CDS encoding ATP-dependent DNA helicase, translating to MPAHLTDPEQLKELLGIPFTPEQTACIIAPPAPQVIVAGAGSGKTTVMAARVVWLVGTGQVAPEQVLGLTFTNKAAGELAERVRKALIKAGITDPDAIDPDDPPGEPVISTYHAFAGRMLTDHGLRLGLEPSSRLLADATRFQLAARVLREAPGPYPALTRSFADLVTDLLALDSELSEHLVDPEELRAWDADLLTTLGGVKLSNADLRKVPETLAARGELAGLVQRYRAAKRARDLLDFGDQIALSARLARIPEVGRLLREEFRVVLLDEYQDTSVAQRVLLAGLFGEGTGHPVTAVGDPCQAIYGWRGASVANLDDFPEHFARADGTPATRQALSENRRSGGRLLDLANGLAEPLRAMHAGVEALRPAPGAERDGLVRCALLPTHAEEIDWLADSLAHLVRTGTPPGEIAVLCRTATDFAEIQGALVARDVPVEVVGLSGLLHLPEVADLVAVCEVLQDPGANAALVRLLTGPRWRIGPRDLALLGRRARLLVAHARVDGADDPDRRLAEAVEGVDPSEVTSLADALDTFLETSFGTDGHEDDLPFSPDARVRFARLAAELRDLRRSLSDPLMDVLHRVLAVTGLEVELSASPHALAARRRETLSNFLDVAASFAAGDGEATLLAFLAFLRTAAQYEKGLDNALPGGENTVKVLTAHKSKGLEWDVVAVPGLVGGTFPSAQGREKWTAQAKVLPHALRGDTATLPDVDSWDAKGVKGFHEAMKEHQHTEELRLGYVTFTRPRSLLLGSGHWWGPSQKKPRGPSDFLTALHDHCAAGYGETEVWADAPEEGEENPALHTGTAEQAWPLPLDATAFERRHRAARTVRAHLLTPPAAAPVPYDDPDWPTAPPDDEDPYDALDEPGDWDSLSADRPTLPVPHQAAPVEPEPRLTPEEARAVASWDRDLDALAGELMRVRRSVTEVPLPAVLTATQMLRLAEDPDGLAQELARPMPRPPQPAARRGTRFHAWVESRYEELTLPLLEPDELPGTDAEIADEADLEALKEAFERTEYARRTPYRVEVPVQLTLAGRVVRGRIDAVYKDGDGDDATYEILDWKTGRTRSADPLQLAVYRLAWAEQQGIPPESVTAAFLYVRTGEVDRPDRLPGRQELARLLEGERTGATGTPECDEPPAEDVRAGR from the coding sequence ATGCCCGCGCACCTCACCGACCCCGAGCAGCTCAAAGAGCTGCTCGGCATCCCGTTCACCCCGGAGCAGACGGCCTGCATCATCGCGCCGCCCGCCCCGCAGGTGATCGTGGCCGGAGCAGGCTCGGGCAAGACCACCGTGATGGCCGCCCGCGTGGTCTGGCTGGTCGGCACCGGACAGGTCGCCCCCGAGCAGGTGCTCGGCCTGACCTTCACCAACAAGGCGGCCGGCGAACTCGCCGAACGCGTCCGCAAGGCCCTGATCAAGGCCGGGATCACCGACCCGGACGCGATCGACCCGGACGACCCGCCCGGCGAACCGGTCATCTCCACGTACCACGCCTTCGCCGGGCGCATGCTCACCGACCACGGCCTGCGCCTCGGCCTGGAGCCCAGTTCACGGCTGCTCGCCGACGCCACCCGCTTCCAGCTCGCCGCCCGCGTGCTGCGCGAGGCGCCGGGCCCGTACCCGGCGCTCACCCGCTCCTTCGCCGACCTCGTCACCGACCTGCTCGCGCTCGACTCCGAGCTGTCCGAGCACCTGGTCGACCCCGAGGAACTGCGCGCCTGGGACGCGGACCTGCTGACCACCCTCGGCGGCGTCAAGCTCAGCAACGCCGACCTGCGCAAGGTCCCGGAGACGCTGGCCGCGCGCGGGGAGCTCGCCGGGCTCGTCCAGCGCTACCGGGCCGCCAAGCGCGCCCGCGACCTGCTCGACTTCGGTGACCAGATCGCCCTGTCGGCCCGCCTCGCCCGCATCCCCGAGGTCGGCCGTCTGCTGCGCGAGGAGTTCCGGGTCGTCCTGCTGGACGAGTACCAGGACACCTCCGTCGCCCAGCGCGTCCTGCTCGCGGGCCTGTTCGGCGAGGGCACCGGCCACCCCGTCACCGCCGTCGGCGACCCCTGCCAGGCCATCTACGGCTGGCGCGGCGCCTCCGTCGCCAACCTGGACGACTTCCCCGAGCACTTCGCCCGCGCCGACGGCACCCCCGCCACCCGGCAGGCGCTCAGCGAGAACCGGCGCAGCGGCGGCCGCCTCCTCGACCTCGCCAACGGCCTCGCCGAGCCCCTGCGCGCCATGCACGCGGGCGTGGAGGCGCTGCGCCCCGCCCCCGGCGCCGAACGCGACGGGCTGGTCCGCTGCGCCCTGCTGCCCACCCACGCCGAGGAGATCGACTGGCTCGCCGACTCCCTCGCCCACCTCGTGCGCACCGGGACCCCGCCCGGCGAGATCGCCGTCCTGTGCCGCACGGCCACCGACTTCGCCGAGATCCAGGGCGCGCTGGTCGCCCGTGACGTGCCCGTCGAGGTCGTCGGCCTGTCCGGGCTGCTGCACCTGCCCGAGGTCGCCGACCTGGTCGCCGTCTGCGAGGTGCTCCAGGACCCCGGCGCCAACGCCGCCCTGGTCCGGCTGCTCACCGGCCCGCGCTGGCGCATCGGACCGCGCGACCTGGCCCTGCTCGGCCGCCGCGCCCGGCTGCTCGTCGCCCACGCGCGCGTGGACGGCGCCGACGACCCCGACCGCAGGCTCGCCGAAGCCGTCGAGGGCGTCGACCCCTCCGAGGTGACCTCGCTCGCGGACGCCCTGGACACCTTCCTGGAGACCTCCTTCGGCACGGACGGCCACGAGGACGACCTGCCGTTCTCCCCGGACGCGCGCGTGCGCTTCGCCCGCCTCGCCGCCGAACTGCGCGACCTGCGCCGCAGCCTGTCCGACCCCCTGATGGACGTGCTGCACCGCGTGCTCGCCGTCACCGGCCTGGAGGTCGAGCTGTCGGCGTCCCCGCACGCGCTCGCCGCCCGCCGCCGCGAGACCCTGTCGAACTTCCTCGACGTGGCAGCCTCCTTCGCCGCCGGCGACGGCGAGGCCACCCTGCTCGCCTTCCTCGCCTTCCTGCGCACCGCCGCCCAGTACGAGAAGGGCCTCGACAACGCCCTGCCCGGCGGCGAGAACACCGTCAAGGTGCTCACCGCGCACAAGTCCAAGGGGCTGGAGTGGGACGTGGTCGCCGTCCCCGGCCTGGTGGGCGGCACCTTCCCCAGCGCCCAGGGGCGCGAGAAGTGGACCGCGCAGGCCAAGGTGCTCCCGCACGCCCTGCGCGGCGACACCGCCACCCTGCCCGACGTGGACTCCTGGGACGCCAAGGGCGTCAAGGGCTTCCACGAGGCCATGAAGGAGCACCAGCACACCGAGGAGCTCCGCCTCGGCTACGTCACCTTCACCCGCCCCCGCTCCCTCCTCCTCGGCTCCGGCCACTGGTGGGGGCCCAGCCAGAAGAAGCCGCGCGGCCCCTCCGACTTCCTGACGGCCCTGCACGACCACTGCGCCGCCGGGTACGGCGAGACCGAGGTGTGGGCGGACGCCCCGGAAGAGGGCGAGGAGAACCCCGCACTGCACACCGGCACCGCCGAGCAGGCCTGGCCGCTGCCCCTGGACGCCACGGCCTTCGAACGCCGCCACCGGGCCGCCCGTACCGTCCGCGCCCACCTCCTCACACCGCCCGCCGCGGCCCCCGTCCCGTACGACGACCCCGACTGGCCCACCGCGCCCCCGGACGACGAGGACCCGTACGACGCCCTGGACGAGCCCGGCGACTGGGACTCCCTGAGCGCCGACCGCCCCACGCTCCCCGTCCCCCACCAGGCCGCCCCCGTCGAGCCCGAACCCCGCCTCACCCCGGAGGAGGCCCGCGCCGTCGCCTCCTGGGACCGGGACCTCGACGCCCTCGCCGGGGAGCTCATGCGCGTCAGGCGCAGCGTCACCGAGGTGCCGCTGCCCGCCGTCCTCACCGCCACCCAGATGCTCCGGCTGGCCGAGGACCCGGACGGGCTCGCGCAGGAACTCGCGCGCCCCATGCCACGCCCCCCGCAGCCCGCCGCGCGCCGTGGCACCCGGTTCCACGCCTGGGTCGAGTCCCGCTACGAGGAGCTGACGCTGCCCCTGCTGGAGCCGGACGAGCTGCCCGGCACCGACGCGGAGATCGCCGACGAGGCCGACCTCGAAGCCCTCAAGGAAGCCTTCGAGCGCACCGAGTACGCCCGGCGCACGCCCTACCGCGTCGAGGTCCCCGTACAGCTCACCCTCGCGGGCCGGGTCGTACGCGGCCGGATCGACGCCGTCTACAAGGACGGCGACGGCGACGACGCCACGTACGAGATCCTCGACTGGAAGACCGGCCGCACCCGCAGCGCCGACCCGCTCCAGCTCGCCGTCTACCGGCTGGCCTGGGCCGAGCAGCAGGGCATCCCGCCCGAATCGGTCACGGCCGCGTTCCTGTACGTGCGCACCGGCGAGGTCGACCGTCCGGACCGGCTGCCCGGCCGCCAGGAGCTGGCGCGACTGCTCGAAGGGGAGCGAACCGGGGCGACGGGGACGCCCGAGTGTGACGAACCGCCCGCCGAGGATGTCCGTGCGGGCCGATAG
- a CDS encoding ATP-dependent helicase, translated as MSTTSSTGRLPHPQGRQAPRGAYRLVRTPPAQTPPPRPDAAQRAVIEHDSGPLLVLAGPGTGKTTTLVESVAARVARGGDPERILVLTFSRKAAVELRDRMARRMGAARAPRATTFHSYCYALVRAHQDSDRFAEPLRLLSGPEQDVTVRELLAGQPELERLGLTHVRWPDDLRACLTTRGFADEVRAVLARSRELGLAPGALDAFARRIGRPDWRAAAAFLAEYLDVIDLQGVIDYAELVHRAVLLAHRPEVAERLAASYDAVYVDEYQDTDPAQVRLLHALAGGGRTLVAVGDPDQSIYTFRGADVNGILDFPAAFPRPDGTPAPVEVLRTSRRSGAHLLAATRRITQRMPLSQLPAGKLRVHREPTAVRDGGQVEVYTYPTSGTELDNIADIVRRAHLEDGIPWNEMAILVRAGSLTIPTLRRALTAAGVPLDIDGDDLPLRHEPSVAPLLTALRAVALAETGLAGASGAGAEPVSGPEPVSGPEDIEPDATEPDATEPDETAEADPRTTPAPWLDAETAITLLSSPLGGMDAADLRRLGRALRDEERAAGQALPAPSDVLLARALAEPERLVAHDPAYARGAQRLGALLRKARECLAEGGTAEEALWALWNGTPWPSRLERSARRGGAAARNADRDLDAVCALFATAARAEERTGGRGALNFLEEIGAEDIAADTLTRRAVRPDAVRLMTAHRSKGLEWRLVVVAGVQEGLWPDLRRRGSLLEADRIGRDGLAEPLTPGALLAEERRLFYVAATRARDRLVVTAVKAPADDGDQPSRFLTELGVEPRDVTGRPRRPLAVAALVAELRATTVDPSASDALRDAAARRLARLAALADEDGRPLVPAAHPDRWWGMYEPTASQVPLRDRDQPVVLSGSALDQLANTCALQWFLGREVKADAPATAAQGFGNVVHVLADEVASGRTPADLDVLMERLDSVWNALAFDAPWKSAQEKETARAALERFLNWHVLDRAARTPVASERDFDVTLEAGEYQVRIRGQMDRVETDGDGRAYVVDFKTGKNTPTSAEVARHPQLAVYQLAVAEGAVDDAFDGARPEPGGAELVQLRQGAAKKDGGETLPKVQAQQPLEGEWVGDLLATAAGKVLDERFTPSTGQHCTHCSFRASCGARPEGRHVVE; from the coding sequence GTGAGCACCACCTCCTCCACCGGACGCCTGCCGCACCCCCAGGGTCGGCAGGCGCCTCGTGGTGCCTACCGGCTGGTCCGCACCCCGCCCGCCCAGACGCCGCCGCCCCGCCCGGACGCCGCCCAGCGCGCGGTGATCGAGCACGACAGCGGGCCGCTGCTCGTCCTCGCGGGTCCGGGCACCGGCAAGACCACCACCCTGGTGGAGTCCGTCGCCGCGCGCGTCGCCCGCGGCGGCGACCCCGAGCGCATCCTGGTGCTGACCTTCAGCCGCAAGGCCGCCGTCGAGCTGCGCGACCGGATGGCCCGGCGCATGGGCGCCGCCCGCGCGCCCCGCGCCACCACCTTCCACTCCTACTGCTACGCCCTGGTCCGCGCCCACCAGGACAGTGACCGCTTCGCCGAACCGCTGCGGCTGCTCTCCGGCCCCGAGCAGGACGTCACCGTGCGCGAGCTGCTCGCCGGGCAGCCGGAGCTGGAGCGGCTCGGGCTCACGCATGTGCGCTGGCCCGACGACCTGCGGGCCTGCCTGACCACGCGCGGCTTCGCCGACGAGGTCCGCGCGGTCCTCGCGCGCAGCCGTGAGCTGGGGCTCGCCCCCGGCGCGCTGGACGCCTTCGCGCGCCGCATCGGCCGCCCCGACTGGCGCGCGGCGGCGGCCTTCCTCGCCGAGTACCTCGACGTGATCGACCTCCAGGGCGTCATCGACTACGCCGAACTCGTCCACCGCGCGGTGCTCCTCGCCCACCGCCCCGAGGTCGCCGAGCGCCTCGCCGCGTCCTACGACGCCGTGTACGTCGACGAGTACCAGGACACCGACCCCGCGCAGGTCCGGCTGCTGCACGCGCTGGCCGGGGGCGGCCGCACCCTGGTGGCCGTCGGCGACCCCGACCAGTCGATCTACACCTTCCGGGGCGCCGACGTGAACGGCATCCTCGACTTCCCGGCCGCCTTCCCGCGCCCCGACGGCACCCCCGCCCCCGTCGAGGTGCTGCGCACCTCCCGCCGCTCCGGGGCCCATCTGCTGGCGGCGACCCGCCGCATCACCCAGCGCATGCCGCTGTCCCAGCTCCCCGCCGGGAAACTCCGCGTCCACCGGGAGCCCACGGCCGTCCGCGACGGCGGCCAGGTGGAGGTGTACACCTACCCGACCTCCGGCACCGAGCTGGACAACATCGCCGACATCGTCCGCCGGGCCCACCTGGAGGACGGCATCCCGTGGAACGAGATGGCGATCCTCGTCCGCGCGGGCTCCCTCACCATCCCGACCCTCCGCCGCGCCCTCACGGCGGCGGGCGTCCCGCTGGACATCGACGGCGACGACCTCCCGCTGCGCCACGAACCCTCGGTCGCCCCGCTGCTGACGGCCCTGCGGGCGGTGGCGCTCGCGGAGACGGGCCTCGCGGGGGCTTCCGGCGCCGGGGCGGAGCCGGTGTCCGGGCCGGAGCCGGTGTCCGGGCCGGAGGACATCGAGCCCGACGCCACCGAGCCCGACGCCACCGAGCCCGATGAGACCGCCGAGGCCGACCCGCGCACCACCCCCGCCCCCTGGCTGGACGCCGAGACGGCCATAACCCTCCTCTCCTCCCCCCTCGGCGGCATGGACGCCGCCGATCTGCGCAGGCTCGGGCGAGCCCTGCGCGATGAGGAGCGGGCCGCCGGGCAGGCCCTGCCCGCGCCGTCCGACGTGCTGCTCGCACGGGCGCTGGCCGAGCCCGAGCGGCTCGTCGCCCACGACCCGGCGTACGCGCGCGGGGCACAGCGGCTGGGGGCGCTGCTGCGCAAGGCGCGGGAGTGCCTGGCCGAGGGCGGCACCGCCGAGGAGGCGCTGTGGGCGCTGTGGAACGGCACCCCCTGGCCCAGCAGGCTGGAGCGGTCCGCGCGGCGCGGGGGCGCGGCCGCCCGTAACGCCGACCGCGACCTGGACGCCGTCTGCGCGCTGTTCGCCACGGCCGCCCGCGCGGAGGAGCGCACCGGCGGACGCGGCGCGCTGAACTTCCTGGAGGAGATCGGCGCCGAGGACATCGCCGCCGACACCCTCACCCGGCGCGCGGTACGCCCCGACGCCGTACGCCTGATGACCGCGCACCGCTCCAAGGGGCTGGAGTGGCGGCTGGTCGTCGTCGCGGGCGTGCAGGAGGGGCTCTGGCCCGACCTGCGCCGCCGCGGCTCCCTGCTGGAGGCCGACCGGATCGGCCGGGACGGCCTGGCCGAGCCGCTGACCCCCGGCGCCCTGCTCGCGGAGGAGCGCAGGCTCTTCTACGTGGCCGCCACGCGCGCGCGGGACCGGCTCGTCGTCACCGCCGTGAAGGCCCCGGCCGACGACGGCGACCAGCCCTCCCGCTTCCTGACCGAGCTGGGCGTAGAGCCCCGCGACGTCACCGGCCGCCCGCGCCGCCCGCTGGCGGTCGCCGCGCTCGTCGCCGAGCTGCGCGCCACCACCGTCGACCCGAGTGCCTCGGACGCCCTCAGGGACGCGGCCGCGCGCCGGCTGGCCCGGCTCGCCGCGCTCGCCGACGAGGATGGCCGCCCGCTGGTGCCCGCCGCGCACCCCGACCGCTGGTGGGGGATGTACGAGCCGACCGCGAGCCAGGTGCCGCTGCGCGACCGCGACCAGCCCGTGGTGCTCTCCGGCAGCGCGCTGGACCAGTTGGCCAACACCTGTGCCCTCCAGTGGTTCCTGGGCCGCGAGGTGAAGGCCGACGCACCCGCCACGGCGGCCCAGGGCTTCGGCAACGTCGTCCACGTCCTGGCCGACGAGGTCGCGTCCGGCCGCACCCCCGCCGACCTCGACGTCCTGATGGAACGCCTGGACTCGGTGTGGAACGCGCTCGCCTTCGACGCGCCCTGGAAGTCCGCCCAGGAGAAGGAGACCGCCCGCGCGGCGCTCGAACGCTTCCTGAACTGGCACGTCCTGGACCGCGCCGCCCGCACCCCGGTCGCCAGCGAGCGGGACTTCGACGTGACCCTGGAGGCCGGCGAGTACCAGGTCCGCATCCGGGGCCAGATGGACCGGGTCGAGACGGACGGCGACGGCCGGGCCTACGTCGTGGACTTCAAGACCGGCAAGAACACCCCCACCTCCGCCGAGGTGGCCCGCCATCCCCAGCTCGCCGTCTACCAGCTCGCCGTGGCCGAGGGCGCCGTGGACGACGCCTTCGACGGCGCCCGCCCGGAGCCCGGCGGCGCCGAGCTCGTCCAGCTCAGACAGGGCGCGGCGAAGAAGGACGGCGGCGAGACCCTGCCCAAGGTCCAGGCGCAGCAGCCGCTGGAGGGGGAGTGGGTCGGGGACCTGCTGGCCACCGCCGCCGGAAAGGTGCTGGACGAACGGTTCACCCCCAGCACCGGCCAGCACTGCACGCACTGCTCCTTCCGCGCCTCGTGCGGCGCCCGCCCCGAGGGACGGCACGTGGTGGAGTGA
- a CDS encoding lysylphosphatidylglycerol synthase transmembrane domain-containing protein gives MKQQGVHPDDAEGTSGASARPGTSREATDGPGDPSGDDVTRARERDRDEPATPEGSGGPARAHAPVSPGDDIVPPEEVEGDEPLLPARVHRPSDLMRLLVGVLAIALLLAVAAFAHGTTSGLEQDINKGTGQAPDLLIKIAGLASSIAILLVPVAFAIERLIKRDGLRIADGVLAAVLAHGVTLATDLWVARAAPGSIQEALTQPAPGDVHALTDPVHGYLAPVIAYMTAVGMSRRPRWRAVLWIVLLLDAFSMLVTGYTTPFAIILTVLIGWTIAYGTLYAVGSPNVRPTGRTLMAGLRHVGFHPRSAVREEGPDAENGDRGRRYFVTLEDGPPLDVTVVDREQQAQGFFYRAWRNLTLRGFATRSSLQSLRQALEQEALLAYAAIAAGANAPKLIATSELGPDAVMLVYEHTGGRTLDSLADDEITDELLHKVWHQVRALQSRRIAHRRLAGDAVLVDRSGKVILAELRGGEIAAGDLLLRMDVAQMLTTLGLRVGAERAVASAVEVLGPDAVANCLPMLQPIALTRSTRATLRKLNRERAEREREAVLESSRLAKQARLEAASEEGAALPEKPDKKTVRAEQRAEKRAIDEAIDEAREEDLLTQIRHQVLRIRPQAPVEPARLERIRPRTLISFIAGAIGGYFLLTQLTHIEFGKLFAQAQWGWVAAAVAFSALSYVAAAMALLGFVPERVPFVRTVAAQVAGSFVKIVAPAAVGGVALNTRFLQRQGVRPGLAVASVGASQLFGLGCHILMLLSFGYLTGTEKTPSLSPSRTVIAGLLTVAVLVLVVTSVPLLRKFVVTRVRSLFAGVVPRMLDVLQRPQKLVTGIGGMLLLTGCFVMCLDASIRAFGDESVSISIASVAVVFLAGNALGSAAPTPGGVGAVEATLTVGLIAVGLPKEVAAPAVLLFRLLTLWLPVLPGWLAFNHLTRKGAL, from the coding sequence ATGAAACAGCAGGGTGTGCACCCCGACGACGCGGAGGGCACCTCTGGCGCGTCCGCGCGCCCCGGCACCTCCCGCGAAGCCACCGACGGCCCCGGCGACCCCTCCGGGGACGACGTCACGCGCGCGCGTGAGCGCGACCGCGACGAGCCGGCGACCCCCGAGGGGAGCGGCGGCCCCGCGCGGGCGCACGCCCCCGTCAGTCCCGGCGACGACATCGTCCCGCCGGAGGAGGTCGAGGGCGACGAACCGCTGCTCCCCGCGCGCGTGCACCGCCCCTCCGACCTCATGCGGCTGCTGGTGGGCGTGCTGGCCATCGCCCTGCTGCTCGCCGTCGCCGCGTTCGCGCACGGCACCACCTCGGGGCTCGAACAGGACATCAACAAGGGCACCGGCCAGGCGCCCGACCTGCTGATCAAGATCGCGGGGCTGGCGTCCAGCATCGCCATCCTGCTCGTGCCGGTCGCGTTCGCCATCGAGCGGCTGATCAAACGCGACGGACTGCGGATCGCCGACGGTGTGCTCGCGGCGGTCCTCGCGCACGGGGTCACCCTCGCCACGGACCTGTGGGTCGCCCGCGCGGCCCCCGGGTCCATCCAGGAGGCGCTGACCCAGCCCGCCCCCGGCGACGTGCACGCCCTGACCGACCCGGTGCACGGCTATCTCGCACCCGTCATCGCCTATATGACGGCCGTCGGCATGTCCCGCAGACCCCGCTGGCGCGCGGTGCTGTGGATCGTGCTGCTCCTCGACGCGTTCTCCATGCTGGTCACCGGCTACACCACGCCGTTCGCCATCATCCTGACGGTGCTGATCGGCTGGACCATCGCCTACGGCACCCTCTACGCCGTCGGCTCCCCCAACGTCCGCCCCACCGGGCGCACCCTGATGGCGGGCCTGCGCCACGTCGGCTTCCACCCGCGCAGCGCGGTCCGCGAGGAGGGCCCCGACGCGGAGAACGGCGACCGGGGCCGGCGCTACTTCGTCACCCTGGAGGACGGCCCACCGCTCGACGTGACCGTCGTCGACCGCGAGCAGCAGGCCCAGGGCTTCTTCTACCGCGCCTGGCGCAACCTGACCCTGCGCGGCTTCGCCACCCGCTCCAGCCTCCAGTCGCTCAGACAGGCCCTGGAGCAGGAGGCGCTCCTCGCGTACGCGGCCATCGCGGCCGGCGCCAACGCCCCCAAGCTGATCGCCACCAGCGAGCTGGGCCCGGACGCGGTCATGCTCGTCTACGAGCACACCGGCGGCCGCACCCTGGACTCGCTGGCCGACGACGAGATCACCGACGAGCTGCTGCACAAGGTCTGGCACCAGGTGCGGGCGCTGCAGTCCCGGCGCATCGCGCACCGCAGGCTCGCGGGCGACGCCGTACTGGTGGATCGTTCCGGCAAGGTGATCCTGGCCGAGCTGCGCGGCGGTGAGATCGCGGCGGGCGACCTGCTGCTGCGCATGGACGTGGCCCAGATGCTCACCACGCTCGGCCTGAGGGTGGGCGCCGAGCGCGCGGTGGCCTCGGCGGTCGAGGTGCTCGGCCCGGACGCGGTGGCCAACTGCCTGCCGATGCTCCAGCCCATCGCGCTGACCCGCTCCACCCGCGCCACGCTGCGCAAGCTGAACCGCGAGCGGGCCGAGCGGGAGCGGGAGGCGGTGCTGGAGTCGTCCCGGCTGGCCAAGCAGGCCCGGCTGGAGGCCGCCTCCGAGGAGGGCGCGGCCCTTCCGGAGAAGCCCGACAAGAAGACCGTCCGCGCCGAGCAGCGGGCCGAGAAGCGGGCCATCGACGAGGCGATCGACGAGGCCCGCGAGGAGGACCTGCTCACCCAGATCCGGCACCAGGTGCTGCGGATCAGGCCGCAGGCCCCGGTGGAGCCGGCCCGGCTGGAGCGCATCCGGCCGCGCACCCTGATCAGCTTCATCGCGGGCGCGATCGGCGGGTACTTCCTGCTGACCCAGCTCACCCACATCGAGTTCGGCAAGCTGTTCGCGCAGGCCCAGTGGGGCTGGGTGGCGGCGGCGGTGGCGTTCTCCGCGCTCAGCTACGTGGCCGCCGCGATGGCGCTGCTCGGGTTCGTGCCGGAGCGGGTGCCGTTCGTGCGGACGGTGGCGGCGCAGGTCGCCGGGTCGTTCGTGAAGATCGTCGCTCCGGCGGCGGTCGGCGGTGTCGCGCTGAACACGCGGTTCCTGCAGCGGCAGGGCGTGCGGCCGGGGCTCGCGGTGGCGAGTGTGGGCGCGTCGCAGTTGTTCGGGCTCGGCTGCCACATCCTCATGCTGCTGTCCTTCGGCTATCTGACCGGTACCGAGAAGACGCCGTCGCTGTCGCCGTCCCGGACGGTCATCGCCGGTCTGCTGACGGTGGCGGTGCTGGTGCTCGTGGTGACGTCGGTGCCGCTGCTGCGGAAGTTCGTCGTCACGCGGGTGCGGTCGCTGTTCGCCGGGGTGGTGCCGCGCATGCTGGACGTGCTCCAGCGGCCGCAGAAGCTGGTCACCGGCATCGGCGGCATGCTGCTGCTCACCGGCTGCTTCGTGATGTGCCTGGACGCCTCGATCCGGGCCTTCGGCGACGAGTCGGTGTCCATCAGCATCGCCAGCGTCGCGGTCGTCTTCCTCGCGGGCAACGCGCTCGGCTCCGCGGCGCCCACGCCGGGTGGTGTCGGTGCCGTGGAGGCGACGCTGACGGTGGGTCTGATCGCGGTCGGGCTGCCCAAGGAGGTGGCGGCTCCGGCGGTCCTGCTGTTCCGGCTGCTGACGCTGTGGCTGCCGGTGCTGCCGGGCTGGCTGGCGTTCAATCACCTGACCCGTAAGGGAGCGCTCTAG